One genomic window of uncultured Erythrobacter sp. includes the following:
- a CDS encoding topology modulation protein — protein sequence MDKLNWKPGWVETETLQLRSKVAEVAAHDSWVIEGNYGGTMELRLPRAEAVFYLDYPIPLCLFRIVKRVMRYRGRTRPDMGEGCPEQLNLSFLWYVARWNSGPKPRTEAKLVGHEDKVLRFRHPKELKNWLSSKAG from the coding sequence ATGGATAAGCTCAATTGGAAGCCGGGCTGGGTCGAAACGGAAACCCTGCAGTTGCGCTCGAAGGTTGCTGAAGTCGCCGCGCACGACAGCTGGGTTATCGAGGGCAACTACGGAGGCACGATGGAGCTTCGTTTGCCCCGCGCCGAAGCCGTATTCTACCTCGACTATCCCATCCCTCTTTGTCTGTTCCGCATAGTCAAACGTGTCATGCGTTATCGTGGTCGCACTCGCCCGGACATGGGCGAAGGCTGCCCAGAGCAGTTGAACCTTTCATTTCTTTGGTACGTTGCTCGCTGGAATTCAGGGCCAAAGCCGCGAACCGAGGCGAAGCTGGTTGGACATGAAGACAAGGTGCTACGCTTCCGTCATCCCAAAGAGCTAAAAAACTGGCTGTCATCGAAAGCCGGTTAA
- a CDS encoding CPBP family intramembrane glutamic endopeptidase, translating to MMSENRPTDASDELLTTPKLLSLMMVQTVLTAGLGIAVWWFSGRALADFISVDTSQITLGIAIGAGLSAVVGGFFFSFPKISEQLVRAQGHNLKFLENRLGFGAIIVISIGAGVGEEALFRAGLMTLASDYMAMPLAIILSSLLFALIHFAKPIISAIIFMIGAFFAVIYWQTGSLLAVMIGHALYDVFALWYVQKELHRIGYFDETTDDGPVEPQTS from the coding sequence ATGATGAGTGAGAATCGGCCAACTGACGCTTCCGACGAGCTTCTGACCACGCCCAAACTGCTGAGCCTGATGATGGTGCAGACAGTGCTGACGGCCGGGCTTGGAATCGCGGTCTGGTGGTTCTCAGGCCGCGCGCTGGCGGATTTCATCAGTGTAGATACCTCGCAGATCACATTGGGCATTGCCATCGGCGCTGGCCTGAGCGCGGTGGTCGGCGGGTTCTTTTTCAGCTTCCCGAAAATCTCCGAACAGCTCGTTCGCGCGCAGGGACATAATCTCAAATTTCTCGAGAACAGACTGGGTTTCGGTGCGATCATCGTCATCTCGATCGGCGCGGGCGTGGGTGAGGAAGCATTGTTTCGTGCGGGCCTGATGACCCTTGCAAGCGACTATATGGCGATGCCTTTGGCGATCATCCTCAGTTCGCTCCTGTTCGCGCTGATCCACTTTGCCAAGCCGATTATCAGCGCAATTATCTTCATGATCGGCGCCTTCTTTGCTGTGATCTACTGGCAAACCGGCAGCCTCCTCGCGGTGATGATCGGCCACGCACTCTATGACGTCTTTGCGCTGTGGTACGTGCAGAAAGAGCTGCACCGGATTGGCTATTTCGATGAAACCACAGATGACGGACCTGTCGAACCACAAACGTCATGA
- the pth gene encoding aminoacyl-tRNA hydrolase, with amino-acid sequence MQLWVGLGNPGPGYAMHRHNVGFMAMDVIAEMHGFGAVQKKFQGWTQEGRIGTEKVLLLKPATFMNESGRSVGEAMRFYKLELSALTVFHDELDLAPFKVKVKQGGGTAGHNGLRSIDKHLGADFRRVRLGIGHPGHKDRVTGHVLGNYSKAEQDGLVAMLGAIGAEAEWLVKGDNPRFMGDVALRMQ; translated from the coding sequence ATGCAACTATGGGTTGGCCTTGGAAATCCCGGACCGGGTTACGCGATGCACCGGCACAATGTCGGCTTCATGGCGATGGACGTCATTGCCGAAATGCACGGTTTCGGTGCCGTTCAGAAGAAGTTTCAGGGCTGGACCCAGGAGGGGCGGATCGGCACCGAGAAGGTCCTTCTGCTGAAACCCGCCACCTTCATGAATGAAAGCGGTCGCAGCGTCGGCGAAGCGATGCGCTTCTACAAGCTCGAACTGTCAGCACTCACCGTTTTCCATGACGAACTGGACCTCGCGCCATTCAAGGTGAAGGTCAAACAAGGCGGCGGCACGGCCGGGCACAACGGTCTGCGCTCAATCGACAAACACCTAGGTGCAGACTTTCGCCGGGTGCGGCTCGGGATCGGACACCCAGGGCACAAGGACCGCGTCACCGGCCATGTGCTCGGAAACTATTCTAAAGCGGAACAAGACGGTCTCGTCGCCATGCTTGGCGCGATTGGCGCCGAAGCAGAATGGCTCGTCAAAGGCGACAACCCCCGCTTCATGGGCGATGTGGCGCTGCGGATGCAATGA
- a CDS encoding 50S ribosomal protein L25/general stress protein Ctc produces the protein MSDALTLPAEARERAGKGASRALRREGRIPAVIYGGKEEPTPIHIEEKELVRQLMLGHFMNSIVQIEVDGKSMRTLPKDVALHPVTDRPTHVDFLRLSKDAKIEVQIPVVFVNEEESPGLKKGGVLNVVRHELDLVCKSDAIPDQIEIDVTGKEVGDSIHISEVTLPDGSESAITDRDFTIATLVAPSALKKSEEEETEGEEEVAADEVEATAQKGDEEEGGDGE, from the coding sequence ATGAGCGACGCTCTCACACTACCGGCCGAAGCGCGCGAACGGGCAGGCAAGGGAGCCTCCCGAGCACTTCGCCGCGAAGGTCGGATTCCCGCTGTAATTTACGGCGGCAAGGAAGAACCCACTCCGATTCACATCGAGGAAAAGGAACTGGTCCGTCAGCTGATGCTTGGCCACTTCATGAACTCGATTGTCCAAATCGAAGTCGACGGTAAGAGCATGCGCACGCTGCCAAAAGATGTGGCGCTGCACCCCGTGACCGATCGCCCGACCCACGTCGATTTTCTGCGCCTGTCCAAGGATGCGAAGATCGAGGTTCAGATCCCGGTCGTGTTCGTCAACGAAGAAGAATCGCCTGGCCTCAAGAAGGGCGGCGTTCTCAACGTGGTCCGTCACGAACTTGATCTCGTTTGCAAGTCGGACGCGATTCCAGACCAGATCGAAATCGACGTCACCGGCAAGGAAGTCGGCGATTCGATCCACATCAGCGAAGTGACGCTTCCCGACGGCAGCGAAAGCGCGATCACCGATCGCGACTTCACCATTGCAACGCTGGTTGCTCCATCCGCGCTCAAGAAGAGCGAAGAGGAAGAGACCGAAGGCGAAGAAGAGGTTGCAGCTGACGAGGTCGAAGCAACCGCTCAGAAGGGCGACGAAGAAGAAGGCGGCGACGGCGAGTAA
- a CDS encoding TraB/GumN family protein → MDHGGANISGLRDLRRLGGLALTAIASLALSGCFHEPPEPAPDTSPPLFEITNSEGAVEGWMLGTIHALPDDVAWRTEAIDRVIDQADMLVVEIANLDDRQAIADVYAELAISPNLPPLPQRLPPSQRAALSNMIERAGLKPAQLTSTETWAAALALAQVNAQGDPKNGVDRIVIEEFDGREVIEFEGAVAQLTIFDSLPEDDQRDLLSGVVEESQLAKENPGRLRDAWLKGDTATLEQATTTGIMADAELREALLVKRNRAWSGRLSAILRAEQKPLVAVGAAHLVGGDSLSAMLEQRGYTVTAITR, encoded by the coding sequence ATGGATCATGGGGGCGCCAACATTTCCGGGCTTCGCGACTTGCGCCGGCTCGGAGGGTTGGCGCTCACTGCCATTGCATCGCTTGCTCTGAGCGGCTGTTTTCACGAGCCGCCTGAGCCCGCCCCCGATACCAGTCCGCCGCTGTTTGAAATCACCAACAGCGAAGGCGCGGTTGAAGGTTGGATGCTCGGCACGATCCACGCTTTGCCAGATGATGTGGCCTGGCGAACCGAGGCGATAGATCGAGTCATTGATCAGGCCGATATGCTGGTGGTTGAGATCGCAAATCTCGACGATCGGCAGGCTATCGCTGATGTTTATGCTGAGCTTGCGATCTCGCCCAACCTCCCGCCTCTGCCTCAGCGTCTACCTCCAAGCCAACGCGCGGCTCTTTCGAACATGATCGAACGAGCAGGCCTAAAACCTGCTCAATTGACGAGCACCGAGACATGGGCCGCTGCTTTGGCCTTGGCGCAGGTCAATGCTCAGGGTGATCCGAAGAACGGCGTCGACCGCATTGTGATCGAAGAATTCGATGGCCGCGAGGTCATTGAATTCGAAGGTGCGGTGGCTCAGCTCACGATCTTCGACAGCCTGCCTGAAGACGACCAGCGCGATTTGCTCTCCGGTGTCGTAGAAGAATCGCAGCTTGCGAAGGAAAACCCCGGTCGATTGCGGGATGCATGGCTGAAGGGTGACACTGCAACGCTGGAGCAGGCCACAACTACCGGCATTATGGCAGACGCTGAACTGCGTGAAGCGTTGCTGGTGAAGAGAAACCGCGCTTGGTCGGGCAGGCTCTCCGCAATATTGCGCGCTGAGCAAAAGCCCCTGGTAGCAGTTGGAGCGGCTCATCTGGTAGGCGGAGACAGCCTTTCTGCCATGCTCGAACAACGCGGCTACACGGTCACTGCAATCACGCGATAA
- a CDS encoding TraB/GumN family protein, producing MKHLKLLALSAASVALFSANPVLAEDPVITATATADTAAAASEGPALWKVADQDTTIYLFGTIHALPKEIEWYDAEIAEALTSSDTVVTEIKMDPGSEAAMQQIAISKGLLPPETSLRSLLTPDQTQSYEAALTKLGLPTEAFDRLEPWMAALSLTMLPLMQQGYSPDAGVDKVILSKAGDIEQQALETAEFQIGIFDGLPQESQIAFMMEAAEGIDEVKPILDSMVAEWVEGDADALAAIMNEGLTDPMVAEKLLYERNKTWAEWIDARMDSPGTIFIAVGAGHLAGEKSVQDYLAERGIATDRVQ from the coding sequence ATGAAACACCTCAAACTGCTCGCTCTGTCAGCGGCTTCGGTCGCGCTTTTCTCCGCAAACCCCGTCTTGGCCGAAGATCCGGTCATTACGGCCACAGCAACTGCCGATACTGCAGCGGCCGCATCGGAAGGCCCCGCCCTTTGGAAAGTCGCTGATCAGGACACCACCATTTACCTGTTCGGCACGATCCACGCGCTGCCGAAAGAGATCGAATGGTATGATGCCGAGATCGCGGAAGCGCTGACATCTTCCGACACCGTTGTAACCGAAATCAAGATGGACCCCGGCAGCGAGGCCGCGATGCAGCAGATTGCGATCAGCAAGGGCCTTCTTCCGCCTGAAACTAGCCTGCGTTCGTTGCTCACTCCCGATCAGACCCAGAGCTACGAGGCTGCGCTGACCAAGCTCGGCCTGCCAACCGAGGCGTTTGATCGGCTGGAGCCGTGGATGGCTGCGCTCTCACTCACCATGCTCCCACTGATGCAGCAGGGCTATTCGCCTGATGCTGGCGTCGACAAGGTAATCCTGAGCAAGGCTGGCGACATTGAACAGCAAGCGCTTGAGACCGCCGAATTCCAGATCGGGATCTTCGATGGACTGCCGCAGGAATCGCAGATCGCCTTCATGATGGAAGCAGCCGAAGGCATCGATGAGGTTAAACCGATCCTCGATTCAATGGTCGCCGAATGGGTCGAAGGCGATGCCGATGCGCTCGCCGCGATCATGAACGAAGGTTTGACGGATCCGATGGTTGCTGAAAAGCTGCTTTATGAGCGCAACAAGACCTGGGCCGAGTGGATCGACGCTCGCATGGATAGCCCTGGCACGATCTTTATCGCTGTGGGTGCAGGTCACCTTGCCGGTGAGAAGAGCGTTCAGGATTACCTTGCCGAACGCGGCATCGCCACAGACCGCGTTCAATAA
- a CDS encoding helix-turn-helix transcriptional regulator, with protein MKNRLKVLRAERDWSQAELAAQLDVSRQAVNAIETGKHDPSLPLAFRIARLFSLSIEEVFDDEARGK; from the coding sequence ATGAAGAATCGCCTCAAAGTGCTGCGCGCCGAACGCGACTGGAGCCAGGCTGAACTCGCCGCTCAACTCGATGTATCGCGTCAGGCCGTGAACGCTATCGAGACCGGCAAGCACGACCCGTCCCTTCCCCTCGCATTCCGCATAGCGCGGCTTTTCAGCCTATCGATCGAGGAGGTGTTCGATGACGAAGCAAGAGGCAAATGA
- a CDS encoding UrcA family protein yields the protein MRFVAALIAPAIALAAVPAAASGINANDFSAEVEIDGVDLTTQKGVALLDERLKTIIRQKCANGGRDTQSLRLERACRASARAAVKDQVRFAILEAKATKVRLAQGTPVSPQG from the coding sequence ATGCGTTTCGTTGCTGCTCTTATCGCTCCCGCCATCGCACTGGCCGCAGTACCGGCTGCTGCTTCAGGCATAAATGCCAATGACTTTTCTGCCGAGGTCGAAATCGACGGCGTAGACCTCACCACGCAAAAGGGTGTCGCACTGCTCGATGAGCGTTTGAAGACCATCATCCGTCAGAAATGCGCCAATGGCGGGCGCGACACTCAATCGCTGCGCCTCGAACGCGCTTGTCGGGCCAGCGCCCGGGCAGCTGTCAAAGATCAGGTTCGCTTTGCGATCCTCGAAGCAAAGGCCACGAAGGTTCGTCTCGCCCAGGGCACTCCAGTTTCACCCCAAGGCTGA
- a CDS encoding glycine--tRNA ligase subunit alpha: MILTLHDFWSANGCVILQPYDMRMGAGTFHTATTLRALGPEPWNAAFVQPCRRPTDGRYGENPNRLQHYYQYQVILKPSPGDIQELYLASLRAIGIDPLKHDIRFVEDDWESPTLGAWGLGWEVWCDGMEVTQFTYFQQMGGFDCKPVAGELTYGLERLAMYIQSVDSVYDLAFNQHGVSYGDVFLENEKQMSKWNFEVADTDGLFDLFNKAEAECQNALAASVPIAAYEQAIEASHIFNLLQARGVISVQERASYMGRVRDLARSSCEKYAEKMAPEWAEKYPGWSLV, from the coding sequence ATGATTCTGACGTTGCATGATTTCTGGAGCGCGAATGGCTGCGTGATCCTGCAACCCTACGACATGCGTATGGGGGCAGGGACGTTCCACACCGCAACCACTCTGCGCGCGCTCGGGCCGGAGCCGTGGAATGCGGCGTTCGTTCAGCCGTGCCGCCGCCCCACCGACGGTCGCTATGGCGAAAACCCGAACCGGTTGCAGCACTATTATCAGTATCAAGTGATCCTGAAGCCATCGCCTGGCGATATTCAGGAACTTTATCTTGCCAGCCTGCGTGCGATCGGGATCGACCCGCTCAAGCACGACATCCGCTTTGTCGAGGACGATTGGGAATCGCCCACGCTCGGCGCATGGGGGCTGGGCTGGGAGGTCTGGTGTGACGGAATGGAAGTCACCCAGTTCACCTATTTCCAGCAAATGGGCGGGTTCGATTGCAAGCCAGTTGCGGGTGAACTGACCTACGGGCTCGAACGCCTCGCAATGTACATTCAGAGCGTCGACAGCGTCTACGACCTCGCTTTCAACCAGCACGGCGTTTCATACGGCGACGTGTTTCTCGAGAACGAGAAACAGATGTCTAAATGGAACTTCGAAGTCGCCGATACAGACGGGCTGTTCGACCTGTTCAACAAGGCCGAGGCCGAGTGCCAGAATGCGCTCGCCGCGAGCGTTCCGATTGCCGCCTATGAGCAGGCGATCGAAGCCAGCCACATCTTCAACCTGTTGCAGGCGCGCGGCGTGATTAGCGTGCAGGAACGCGCGAGCTATATGGGCCGGGTCCGCGACCTCGCGCGCTCGTCTTGCGAAAAGTACGCCGAGAAGATGGCGCCTGAATGGGCCGAGAAATATCCGGGCTGGAGTCTCGTCTGA
- the glyS gene encoding glycine--tRNA ligase subunit beta: MADFLLELRSEEIPARMQKGARAELEKLFRRELDTAGVAVGEITVWSTPRRLALIAKGLPIETEAVREEAKGPPVGAPDQAVDGFCRKNGVTRDQLEERDVKGRATYFAVIEKPGQAVSDLLAAAIPAIIRDFSWPKSMRWGEASISSESLKWVRPLSGIVALLDGEVVPCLTDGLASGRETVGHRFHHSGTIEVAGADDYAKKLRDAHVIVDHEERQDMVRAGAKAAAKAAGLTLVEDEGLVVENAGLTEWPVPLLGRFDESYLDVPPEVIQLTARVNQKYFVCEDAGKKLANAFICTANIDAVDPAVVVDGNRKVLAARLSDARFFWELDQKTTLAEHAQKLERITFHEKLGTVADKVDRVAKLASWLVFDAKEPNGDHQLTRQAADLCKADLVTEMVGEFPELQGLMGGYYAEKEGLPQEVSDAIRDHYKPVGLGDDVPTAPTTVAVSLADKLDNLLSFFKIDILPTGSKDPFALRRAALGYIRLVQTNGLKLSLDTVVHAWDSQPNAVLAAKLGEFLLDRLAVQLREEGVRHDYIQASHDWAGSLDLRLDRVEARARALTAFLTGDDGANLLAGYKRAANILKKEEWEPGAANPAPEPAEQALTDALDSAAPTAAQAIEAEDFEAAMAALASLRAPIDAFFDQVTVNDDNPTKRSARLDLLARFRDAVHRVADFSRIEG; the protein is encoded by the coding sequence ATGGCCGATTTTCTGCTCGAACTTCGCAGCGAAGAAATCCCTGCGCGCATGCAAAAGGGTGCGCGCGCCGAGTTGGAAAAGCTGTTCCGTCGCGAATTGGACACCGCTGGCGTTGCCGTGGGTGAGATCACAGTCTGGTCGACCCCGCGCAGGCTCGCTCTGATCGCGAAAGGCCTGCCGATCGAAACCGAGGCGGTGCGCGAAGAAGCCAAAGGCCCGCCGGTCGGTGCGCCCGATCAGGCGGTCGATGGTTTTTGCCGCAAGAACGGCGTTACCCGCGACCAGTTGGAAGAGCGCGACGTCAAAGGCCGCGCGACTTACTTTGCAGTGATCGAAAAGCCGGGTCAGGCCGTCAGCGATCTGCTCGCAGCCGCAATCCCTGCGATCATCCGCGATTTCTCCTGGCCCAAGAGCATGCGCTGGGGCGAGGCTTCAATCAGCTCCGAAAGCCTCAAATGGGTGCGGCCGCTGTCGGGCATCGTGGCGCTGCTTGATGGCGAGGTTGTACCGTGCCTCACCGATGGGCTTGCCAGCGGTCGCGAGACCGTGGGGCACAGGTTCCATCACTCCGGCACCATCGAAGTGGCCGGGGCGGACGACTACGCAAAGAAGCTGCGCGATGCGCATGTGATCGTCGATCACGAAGAACGTCAGGACATGGTCCGCGCCGGCGCGAAAGCTGCCGCCAAAGCGGCAGGGCTCACGCTGGTCGAAGATGAAGGCCTTGTGGTCGAGAATGCTGGTCTGACCGAATGGCCGGTGCCGCTGCTTGGCCGTTTCGACGAGAGCTATCTCGACGTTCCTCCGGAGGTTATCCAGCTGACCGCGCGGGTGAACCAGAAATACTTCGTGTGCGAGGATGCTGGCAAGAAGCTCGCCAATGCCTTTATCTGCACCGCCAATATCGACGCGGTCGATCCGGCAGTGGTCGTCGACGGCAACCGCAAGGTGCTGGCGGCGCGTTTGAGCGACGCGCGGTTTTTCTGGGAGTTGGATCAGAAGACGACGCTGGCCGAGCATGCACAGAAACTGGAGCGGATCACGTTCCACGAGAAGCTCGGCACGGTCGCCGACAAGGTGGACCGTGTTGCCAAACTGGCGTCGTGGTTGGTTTTCGATGCGAAAGAGCCCAACGGCGACCATCAACTTACCCGGCAGGCCGCCGACTTGTGCAAGGCTGACTTGGTCACTGAGATGGTCGGGGAGTTCCCGGAGCTTCAGGGCTTGATGGGCGGATACTACGCAGAGAAGGAAGGCTTGCCGCAAGAAGTCTCCGACGCGATCCGCGACCACTACAAGCCTGTGGGGCTGGGCGACGACGTGCCAACTGCTCCCACGACGGTGGCCGTCAGTCTTGCAGACAAGCTTGATAATCTCCTGAGCTTCTTCAAGATCGATATCCTGCCGACCGGTTCGAAGGATCCCTTTGCTCTCCGTCGAGCGGCCCTTGGGTATATTCGCTTGGTTCAAACAAACGGTCTGAAACTCTCGCTCGACACTGTGGTTCATGCTTGGGATAGCCAGCCAAACGCTGTGCTTGCCGCCAAGCTTGGCGAGTTTCTCTTGGATCGTCTCGCCGTCCAGTTGCGCGAAGAGGGTGTGCGACACGATTACATTCAAGCATCGCATGATTGGGCAGGATCGCTCGACCTCAGACTGGATCGTGTTGAGGCTCGGGCTAGGGCGCTAACTGCATTCCTAACTGGGGATGATGGTGCAAACCTCCTCGCCGGATACAAGCGCGCGGCCAATATCCTAAAGAAAGAGGAATGGGAGCCCGGCGCGGCCAACCCCGCACCAGAACCCGCCGAGCAGGCGCTGACTGATGCGCTTGATTCCGCTGCTCCAACAGCCGCGCAGGCCATCGAAGCCGAAGACTTCGAAGCCGCCATGGCTGCGCTTGCGAGCCTGCGCGCGCCGATTGATGCGTTCTTTGATCAGGTTACGGTCAATGATGACAACCCCACCAAGCGGTCAGCCCGGCTCGATTTGCTGGCGCGTTTTCGTGATGCGGTCCACCGCGTCGCCGATTTTTCGAGGATTGAAGGTTGA
- the ppdK gene encoding pyruvate, phosphate dikinase, protein MIQTVYPFGGSAAHDDARQKDKTVTGGKGANLAEMASIGLPVPPGFTITTEESVRYLQDGADFSEELRGEVAKALTHIEQAVGKSFGDAADPLLVSVRSGARVSMPGMMDTVLNLGLNDATVEGLASTSGDERFAWDSYRRFIQMYSDVVLGIDHGLFEEALEICKEDNGFYADTELSAEDWKAIVAEYKGIAEAELGKPFPQDVTEQLWGAIRAVFDSWDSDRAKVYRRLNDIPADWGTAVNVQAMVFGNMGDTSATGVAFTRNPATGVRAYYGEYLINAQGEDVVAGIRTPQYLTKAAREAANAKPLSMEEAMPDAYTELARVFDLLEGHYRDMQDIEFTVERGKLWMLQTRSGKRTAKAALKMAVEMVGEGLIDQKEAVRRVDPMALDQLLHPTLDPDAARNVLTTGLPASPGAAAGKIVLDADTAEQWVNRGDKVILVRVETSPEDIHGMHAAQGILTARGGMTSHAAVVARGMGRPCVSGASGVSIDRDGRTLRIGETELKEGDEITLDGANGQVMLGIVPTIEPELVGDFGTLMVWADELRRMRVRTNAETPADCKMARQFGAEGIGLCRTEHMFFDAGRISAVRQMILAEDEAGRRKALEMLLPEQRKDFTAIFEVMAGLPCTIRLLDPPLHEFLPHGDTEFAELADATGLGVDHLRRRAGELHEFNPMLGHRGCRLGITFPEIYEMQARAIFEAVCAVQKASGEAPLPEIMIPLVATKRELAILRALVDRVAEEVFEEQGARVEYLVGTMIELPRAALMAGEIAEEGAFFSFGTNDLTQTTLGVSRDDSARFLAPYVDKGIFPRDPFVSLDIDGVGQLVELAAERGRGTRVDIKLGICGEHGGDPASIAFCEKVGLDYVSASPYRVPIARLAAAQAALKD, encoded by the coding sequence ATGATCCAGACGGTCTACCCATTCGGCGGAAGCGCCGCTCATGATGACGCTCGCCAGAAGGACAAGACCGTCACCGGCGGGAAGGGCGCGAACCTGGCCGAGATGGCGAGCATCGGGCTGCCGGTCCCTCCGGGTTTCACGATCACGACCGAAGAAAGCGTCCGCTACCTCCAGGATGGTGCGGATTTCTCGGAGGAACTGCGCGGCGAGGTTGCGAAAGCGCTGACGCATATCGAGCAGGCTGTCGGCAAGAGCTTTGGCGATGCCGCCGACCCGCTGCTCGTGTCGGTCCGCTCGGGCGCTCGTGTTTCGATGCCGGGCATGATGGACACCGTGCTGAACCTCGGCCTCAACGATGCAACGGTTGAAGGGCTTGCAAGCACCAGCGGAGACGAACGCTTCGCATGGGACAGCTATCGCCGCTTCATCCAGATGTATTCCGACGTTGTGCTCGGGATTGACCACGGTCTTTTCGAAGAAGCGCTGGAAATCTGCAAGGAAGACAATGGTTTTTACGCGGATACTGAGCTTTCGGCTGAAGACTGGAAAGCGATTGTCGCCGAGTACAAAGGCATCGCTGAAGCGGAGCTGGGCAAGCCATTCCCGCAGGATGTAACCGAGCAGCTTTGGGGCGCGATCCGCGCAGTTTTCGATAGCTGGGACAGCGACCGCGCCAAGGTCTATCGACGCCTGAACGACATTCCGGCCGATTGGGGCACTGCCGTCAACGTGCAGGCGATGGTGTTCGGCAATATGGGCGACACCAGCGCCACCGGTGTTGCGTTCACTCGTAACCCGGCGACGGGCGTGCGGGCCTATTACGGCGAGTACCTGATCAACGCGCAAGGCGAGGACGTTGTCGCGGGCATCCGCACGCCGCAATACCTGACCAAGGCCGCGCGCGAGGCGGCGAATGCCAAGCCGCTGAGCATGGAAGAGGCCATGCCTGACGCATACACCGAGCTGGCGCGCGTGTTCGACCTGCTCGAAGGCCATTACCGCGACATGCAGGACATCGAGTTCACCGTGGAACGCGGCAAACTCTGGATGCTGCAAACCCGCTCGGGCAAGCGCACGGCCAAGGCGGCGCTGAAAATGGCAGTCGAGATGGTCGGCGAAGGGTTGATCGACCAGAAAGAGGCGGTGCGCCGGGTCGATCCGATGGCGCTTGATCAGCTGCTTCACCCGACGCTCGATCCTGATGCTGCGCGCAATGTGCTGACCACCGGCCTTCCGGCTTCACCGGGCGCGGCGGCAGGCAAGATCGTCCTTGATGCCGATACAGCCGAGCAGTGGGTCAACCGCGGCGACAAGGTGATTCTGGTCCGGGTGGAGACCAGCCCCGAAGACATTCACGGCATGCACGCCGCGCAGGGTATCCTGACTGCGCGCGGCGGCATGACGTCACATGCTGCGGTGGTTGCGCGCGGGATGGGTAGACCCTGTGTTTCCGGCGCAAGCGGCGTTTCGATTGATCGCGACGGGCGAACTTTGAGGATTGGCGAGACCGAACTCAAAGAAGGCGATGAAATCACACTCGACGGCGCAAACGGGCAGGTGATGCTCGGGATTGTGCCGACTATCGAACCAGAGCTTGTCGGTGACTTTGGGACTTTGATGGTGTGGGCCGACGAGCTGCGCCGGATGCGCGTGCGTACCAATGCGGAAACGCCAGCGGACTGCAAAATGGCGCGGCAGTTTGGCGCGGAAGGTATTGGGCTGTGCCGGACCGAGCATATGTTCTTCGACGCTGGCCGGATCAGCGCGGTGCGCCAGATGATCCTTGCTGAAGATGAGGCCGGACGGCGCAAAGCGCTTGAGATGCTGCTGCCCGAACAGCGCAAGGATTTCACCGCGATTTTTGAAGTGATGGCCGGCCTGCCGTGTACGATCCGGCTGCTTGATCCGCCGCTGCACGAATTCCTGCCGCATGGCGACACCGAGTTTGCAGAACTCGCGGACGCGACCGGGCTAGGTGTCGACCACCTCAGGCGCCGCGCGGGAGAACTCCACGAATTCAACCCAATGCTGGGCCATCGCGGTTGCCGACTGGGAATCACATTCCCGGAAATCTACGAAATGCAGGCGCGTGCAATCTTTGAAGCGGTTTGCGCTGTGCAGAAGGCAAGCGGCGAAGCGCCGTTGCCCGAAATCATGATCCCGCTGGTCGCCACCAAGCGCGAACTGGCGATCTTGCGGGCGCTGGTCGACCGCGTCGCCGAAGAAGTCTTCGAAGAGCAGGGCGCCCGGGTCGAATACCTGGTCGGCACAATGATCGAGCTGCCGCGTGCGGCTCTGATGGCCGGTGAAATCGCCGAGGAAGGCGCATTCTTCAGCTTCGGCACCAACGACCTGACGCAGACGACTCTTGGTGTGAGCCGCGACGATTCAGCGCGTTTCCTCGCGCCTTATGTCGACAAGGGCATCTTCCCGCGCGACCCGTTTGTCAGCCTCGATATCGATGGGGTTGGCCAGCTGGTTGAACTGGCAGCGGAGCGGGGCAGGGGAACGCGGGTTGATATCAAGCTCGGCATCTGCGGCGAGCATGGCGGCGATCCGGCGAGTATCGCTTTCTGCGAGAAGGTCGGCCTGGATTATGTCAGCGCCTCGCCATACCGCGTGCCGATCGCCCGCCTCGCAGCGGCGCAAGCTGCGTTGAAAGACTAG